CCACAACGGTAGTGACAAGAGTCTCCGTCATTGCATAGTTGGTGCTCATCCGCGGACAAACTTCAACAAGGCGACGAACCGTCTCTTCCGGCATGGCTGCCCCACCCCAGGCGATCAACTGCACAGAGGCGAGGTCATATTTATCAAAATCAGGTAACCCCAGCTGCATGATGAAGGTGCTGGGAACCGAAGCCCACAATGTGACCTTCTCCCGCTCAACCAGCTCCAGCATTTTTACCGGATCAAATTTCTCACACAGGATCTGGGTTCCCCCAGCAAGTACAGCAGGCAGAGACAAATCAACGACACAGCCCACATGGTTGATGGGCAAAAAATTGATAACGCGATGCGGATTTACATACCAGATTCGGTTTTGTTCCAGGCAGAAACGAATAATACCCTGCTGATGAAGCAGCGCCCCCTTTGGCTTTCCGGTAGACCCCGACGTATAGACTATAAGACAGGGCTTCTTGTCGCCGCCCCCGGAAGACGGCGCCTTTACATGCGTGTGGAGAATATTCTCACCTGAATGCAAAAAATCACGATAGCTTACGGCCCCGGATAAAGCATTGGCATCATCCAGCAAAACGACCTTCTCAATACCTGAAACCTCTGACAGAATATGCTTTATATCCTCGTCATACTGCCGCTCCCCGATCCTTGTACGGGCCAGCAATATTTTCGGCTTGCAGTCGCTCACCACATACAGGAGTTCGTCACGCTTGTATTTGGCATTCAGCCCCACCCAGATTGCGCCGATACGGGCGACAGCGAGGAAACTTACGAGAAAATCGGGAGATGTTGTGGCCAGAACCGCTACGCGGTCCCCCTTTGAGACACCGGCCGCAATATAAGCGCAAGCCAGTCTTTCAACCTGTAGTTCGAGCTGCGCATAAGTCACCCGGCTACCGTTAAAAACACAAGCCTCCGCGGACGGCGTTTTTTCGGCATACCAGGTTACATAGTCGCTTATACACGCGAACTCAGGCATTACCATCCTCGCTTATCTCCCCGTATTCACCCCGAGCGCCGTCATTGACTTTACCAGTTCAACC
The window above is part of the Emcibacter nanhaiensis genome. Proteins encoded here:
- a CDS encoding class I adenylate-forming enzyme family protein codes for the protein MPEFACISDYVTWYAEKTPSAEACVFNGSRVTYAQLELQVERLACAYIAAGVSKGDRVAVLATTSPDFLVSFLAVARIGAIWVGLNAKYKRDELLYVVSDCKPKILLARTRIGERQYDEDIKHILSEVSGIEKVVLLDDANALSGAVSYRDFLHSGENILHTHVKAPSSGGGDKKPCLIVYTSGSTGKPKGALLHQQGIIRFCLEQNRIWYVNPHRVINFLPINHVGCVVDLSLPAVLAGGTQILCEKFDPVKMLELVEREKVTLWASVPSTFIMQLGLPDFDKYDLASVQLIAWGGAAMPEETVRRLVEVCPRMSTNYAMTETLVTTVVEPTDNVEALTRTVGHPFPGVELRLVDDRGNDVDKGEPGELLVRSVYNMLGYWNRPEASKEAFLGDGWFRTGDVLAENRDGSFSVVGRLKEMYKSGGYNVYPKEVEAAIETCPGIVEAAVVSVPDPKWQEVGIAYVTLRQSCDWNEEGLRSFCSERLANYKMPKKFLCLPEMPLLPIGKVDKVALKKMAVLEYGATKGGAEK